In the genome of Candidatus Krumholzibacteriia bacterium, the window CGATCGTCGAGGCCGGTTCCGACGTCAGTCGGGTCGACCCCCTTCGCTTCCTGCAGGGACTCGTGGGAGGGATCGGCTTCCTCGGTGCGGGCACCATCATCCGCGACCGGGACTCCGTCCACGGGCTCACCACGGCGGCGAGCATCTGGGTCGCGGGTGCGCTCGGCGCGGCGTGCGGAGGGGGCCACTACGTGATCGCGGGTGTCACGGCCGGCCTCGCCCTCCTGATCCTGCTCGTGCTCGGCGCGGTCGAGCACCGCATGGACGACACCTCCTCCGACCCCGATCAGGTACCGTGAACATGATCCAGCGAACGTGCAACGTGGTCCTGCTGACCCTGGTGGTCGCGAGCGTCGCCGTCGACGCGTCGGCCCAGTACTTCGGTCGCAACAAGGTCACCTGGGAGCAGTTCGATTTCG includes:
- a CDS encoding MgtC/SapB family protein — its product is VRLALSLAAGGIIGLERQWQQKPAGLRTHMMVGLGAAAFTLIALELHAAIVEAGSDVSRVDPLRFLQGLVGGIGFLGAGTIIRDRDSVHGLTTAASIWVAGALGAACGGGHYVIAGVTAGLALLILLVLGAVEHRMDDTSSDPDQVP